The following proteins are encoded in a genomic region of Lactiplantibacillus plantarum:
- a CDS encoding YggT family protein — MTIISRLFQLYQLAIVVYILMSWFPGAYNTRVGQFLGQICEPFLSIFRRFIPAIAGLDFSPIIALLVLQLAESGLFYLITLLIY; from the coding sequence GTGACGATTATTAGTCGGTTGTTTCAACTGTACCAATTAGCCATTGTGGTTTACATTTTGATGTCATGGTTCCCGGGAGCTTATAATACTCGCGTGGGCCAATTCTTAGGTCAAATCTGTGAACCATTTCTCAGTATTTTTCGGCGCTTTATTCCCGCAATTGCCGGACTGGATTTTTCGCCGATCATTGCGCTGTTAGTGCTCCAATTAGCTGAAAGTGGCCTATTTTATCTGATAACTTTATTGATATACTAA
- a CDS encoding cell division protein SepF, whose protein sequence is MAGFISNFFGVGDSDSQYEEPTEASQAAAPTESATNTRSTPKVVPMQGGKSVNSKIALFEPKIYSDVKEIATQLLKNQAVIINFDHVDDEMARRIVDFLTGTVFAINGEIERIGDEIFLCIPENYEVSGSTTSQFDTSKL, encoded by the coding sequence ATGGCCGGATTCATTAGTAACTTTTTTGGTGTTGGTGATTCTGACAGTCAGTATGAGGAACCCACCGAAGCTTCCCAAGCGGCGGCTCCCACTGAATCTGCAACCAATACTCGGAGCACGCCAAAGGTAGTTCCAATGCAAGGGGGCAAGTCGGTGAATAGCAAAATTGCCCTATTCGAACCGAAAATTTATTCGGACGTGAAAGAAATTGCGACGCAGTTATTGAAAAATCAAGCTGTAATCATTAATTTTGATCACGTCGATGATGAAATGGCACGCCGGATTGTGGATTTTTTGACCGGGACGGTTTTTGCCATCAATGGTGAGATCGAACGGATCGGTGATGAAATTTTCCTCTGTATTCCTGAAAATTACGAGGTTTCCGGAAGTACGACAAGTCAGTTTGATACGAGCAAATTATAA
- the ftsZ gene encoding cell division protein FtsZ, with amino-acid sequence MEFSLDSTQNSGANIKVIGVGGGGGNAVNRMIAEDVKGVEFIVANTDVQALQTSNAETKIQLGPKLTRGLGAGSNPDVGSKAAQESEEALTEALQGSDMVFVTAGMGGGTGNGAAPVVAKIAKDSGALTVGVVTRPFTFEGPKRARNAAEGIAQMKDNVDTLIIIANNRLLEIVDKKTPMMEAFQEADNVLRQGVQGISDLITSPGYVNLDFADVKTVMQNQGSALMGIGSASGENRTADATKQAISSPLLEVSIDGAEQVLLNITGGPDMSLYEAQAASDIVSQAATTDVNIIFGTSIDESLGDEVRVTVIATGIDQKQRELKMDSQPSRSEASQQRGGMFATPTDQPATSEAAQSSESQANDPFGNWDIRREPNNSRPVNNGQEFNNVEKTDFDVFNDNSQADDSKDDNSGDSLDTPPFFKRRRK; translated from the coding sequence ATGGAATTTTCTTTAGATTCAACCCAGAACTCAGGGGCTAATATTAAAGTCATCGGTGTCGGTGGCGGTGGTGGTAACGCCGTTAACCGGATGATTGCTGAAGATGTTAAAGGCGTCGAATTCATCGTTGCCAACACTGATGTGCAGGCATTACAAACTTCAAATGCCGAAACTAAAATTCAACTTGGACCAAAGCTTACGCGGGGATTAGGCGCAGGTTCTAATCCTGATGTTGGTTCCAAGGCTGCGCAGGAAAGTGAAGAGGCCTTGACAGAAGCGTTACAAGGCTCAGATATGGTCTTTGTAACGGCCGGTATGGGTGGCGGTACTGGTAATGGTGCGGCACCAGTTGTGGCTAAAATTGCTAAGGACTCCGGCGCGCTGACAGTGGGTGTTGTCACCCGTCCATTTACATTTGAAGGTCCTAAGCGTGCTCGTAACGCTGCTGAAGGAATTGCTCAGATGAAAGACAACGTTGATACGTTGATCATTATTGCTAACAACCGTTTGCTTGAAATCGTTGATAAGAAGACTCCAATGATGGAAGCCTTCCAAGAAGCTGATAATGTGTTACGTCAAGGGGTTCAAGGTATCTCTGACTTAATCACGTCACCAGGGTACGTTAACTTGGACTTTGCCGACGTTAAGACGGTCATGCAAAACCAAGGTTCCGCTCTGATGGGTATTGGCTCTGCTAGTGGTGAGAACCGGACGGCGGACGCGACTAAACAAGCCATTTCTTCACCATTATTGGAAGTTTCAATCGATGGTGCCGAACAAGTCTTGCTGAACATCACGGGTGGCCCCGACATGTCCTTGTATGAAGCCCAAGCTGCTTCTGACATTGTTTCCCAAGCGGCAACGACTGATGTTAACATTATCTTTGGGACTTCGATCGATGAAAGTCTTGGCGATGAAGTCCGGGTGACCGTGATTGCCACTGGTATCGATCAGAAGCAACGCGAACTCAAGATGGACAGCCAGCCTAGTCGTAGTGAAGCTAGTCAGCAACGAGGCGGCATGTTCGCAACGCCAACTGACCAGCCAGCGACGAGTGAAGCGGCCCAATCAAGTGAGTCCCAAGCTAACGACCCATTCGGTAATTGGGATATTCGGCGCGAACCGAACAATTCACGGCCAGTCAACAATGGTCAAGAGTTTAACAATGTTGAAAAAACTGATTTTGATGTCTTTAATGACAACTCACAAGCTGACGATAGTAAGGATGATAACAGTGGTGATTCGCTAGATACACCACCATTCTTCAAGCGCCGGCGTAAGTAA